From the Serratia nematodiphila DZ0503SBS1 genome, one window contains:
- the pepE gene encoding dipeptidase PepE, whose amino-acid sequence MELFLLSNGKLSGEAELLGYAKSQLLAMIARRGIKSAVFIPYALIRYDYDQRAQELAQTLGIEVTSIHHAASPAAAIAQAECILVSGGNTWLLNQMLHEQGLIVPIQRAVREREVPYVGWSAGCNVATPSIRTTNDMPVRCSVVLPALGLFPVQINPHYIDAHISGHMGETRDERLAEFCAVNPSESVVALREGSLLHVEGNALRYFSANGQGFKVFRHGEETREYQDTRALAALVPFNCG is encoded by the coding sequence ATGGAGCTGTTTCTGTTGAGCAACGGCAAGCTGTCTGGCGAAGCCGAGCTGCTGGGGTACGCCAAAAGCCAACTGCTGGCGATGATTGCGCGTCGCGGCATCAAATCCGCCGTCTTTATCCCTTACGCCCTGATCCGTTACGACTACGACCAGCGTGCGCAGGAGCTGGCGCAAACGCTGGGCATTGAAGTCACCAGCATCCATCACGCGGCTTCGCCGGCGGCGGCGATCGCGCAGGCGGAGTGCATTTTGGTCAGCGGCGGCAATACCTGGTTGCTGAACCAAATGCTGCACGAACAAGGCCTGATCGTGCCCATCCAGCGCGCGGTGCGCGAGCGTGAAGTGCCTTACGTCGGCTGGAGCGCCGGTTGCAACGTGGCCACGCCGAGCATTCGCACCACCAATGACATGCCGGTGCGCTGCAGCGTGGTGCTGCCGGCGCTGGGGCTGTTCCCGGTGCAGATCAACCCGCACTACATCGACGCACATATCAGCGGCCACATGGGCGAAACCCGTGACGAGCGCCTGGCGGAGTTCTGCGCGGTCAATCCAAGCGAGTCGGTGGTGGCGCTGCGTGAAGGTAGCCTGCTGCACGTTGAAGGCAATGCGCTGCGTTACTTCAGCGCTAACGGGCAGGGCTTCAAGGTGTTCCGCCACGGTGAGGAGACGCGTGAATATCAGGATACGCGCGCGCTGGCTGCGCTGGTGCCGTTCAACTGCGGCTGA
- the ubiD gene encoding 4-hydroxy-3-polyprenylbenzoate decarboxylase: MPSPLAVIMISMKYRDLRDFLSLLEKRGELKRISQPIDPYLEMTEIADRTLRAGGPALLFENPKGYDMPVLCNLFGTANRVAMGMGQEDISALREVGKLLAFLKEPEPPKGFRDLFDKMPKFKQVLNMPTKVLGSAPCQEQVWQGDDVDLGRIPVMHCWPEDAAPLITWGLTVTRGPHKERQNLGIYRQQVLGKNKVIMRWLSHRGGALDYQEWCQAHPGERFPVAVALGADPATILGAVTPVPDTLSEYAFAGLLRGNKTEVVKCISNDLEVPASAEIVLEGYIEPGEMAPEGPYGDHTGYYNEIDQFPVFTVTHITQRRNAIYHSTYTGRPPDEPAILGVALNEVFVPILQKQFPEIVDFYLPPEGCSYRLAVVTMKKQYAGHAKRVMMGVWSFLRQFMYTKFVIVCDDDVNARDWNDVIWAITTRMDPARDTVLVENTPIDYLDFASPVSGLGSKMGLDATNKWPGETDREWGRPIQMDEKVRARVDEIWDELAIFSDREPTL; the protein is encoded by the coding sequence ATGCCCTCCCCACTGGCCGTTATAATGATCAGCATGAAATACCGTGACTTACGCGATTTCCTCTCGTTGCTGGAGAAGAGAGGGGAACTAAAACGCATCAGCCAGCCGATCGATCCTTACCTGGAAATGACGGAGATTGCCGATCGCACCCTGCGAGCGGGCGGTCCGGCACTGCTGTTTGAAAACCCGAAAGGGTATGATATGCCGGTGCTCTGTAACCTGTTCGGCACCGCCAATCGCGTGGCGATGGGCATGGGGCAGGAAGACATCAGCGCGCTGCGCGAAGTCGGCAAACTGCTGGCGTTCCTCAAAGAACCGGAGCCGCCGAAAGGCTTCCGCGATCTGTTCGACAAAATGCCAAAGTTCAAGCAGGTGCTGAACATGCCGACCAAGGTGCTGGGATCCGCGCCTTGTCAGGAGCAGGTATGGCAGGGCGACGATGTCGATCTGGGCCGTATTCCGGTGATGCACTGCTGGCCGGAAGACGCCGCGCCGCTGATCACCTGGGGGCTGACGGTGACCCGCGGCCCGCATAAGGAACGGCAAAACCTCGGCATCTATCGCCAGCAGGTGCTGGGCAAGAACAAAGTGATCATGCGCTGGCTGTCGCATCGCGGCGGCGCGCTGGATTATCAGGAGTGGTGCCAGGCGCACCCGGGCGAGCGTTTCCCGGTCGCGGTGGCGCTGGGCGCCGATCCCGCTACCATCCTCGGTGCGGTCACGCCGGTGCCGGATACCCTGTCTGAATACGCCTTTGCCGGGCTGCTGCGCGGCAATAAAACCGAAGTGGTCAAGTGCATTTCCAACGATCTGGAAGTGCCCGCCAGCGCCGAAATCGTGCTTGAAGGCTATATCGAGCCGGGTGAAATGGCGCCGGAAGGCCCCTACGGCGACCACACCGGTTACTACAATGAAATCGACCAGTTCCCGGTGTTCACCGTTACCCACATCACCCAGCGCCGCAACGCGATCTACCACTCGACCTACACCGGCCGCCCGCCGGATGAGCCGGCGATCCTGGGCGTGGCGCTGAATGAAGTGTTCGTGCCGATCCTGCAAAAGCAGTTCCCGGAAATCGTCGATTTCTATCTGCCGCCGGAAGGGTGCTCGTACCGCCTGGCGGTAGTGACCATGAAAAAACAGTACGCCGGCCACGCTAAACGCGTGATGATGGGCGTCTGGTCGTTCCTGCGGCAGTTTATGTACACCAAATTTGTTATCGTCTGTGATGATGACGTCAATGCGCGCGACTGGAACGACGTGATTTGGGCGATCACCACACGAATGGATCCGGCAAGGGATACCGTTCTGGTGGAGAATACGCCGATCGACTATCTGGACTTCGCCTCGCCGGTTTCCGGCCTGGGTTCGAAGATGGGGCTGGACGCCACCAATAAATGGCCGGGTGAAACCGATCGCGAATGGGGCCGTCCGATTCAGATGGATGAAAAGGTACGTGCGCGCGTCGACGAAATCTGGGATGAGCTCGCAATCTTCAGTGACAGGGAACCGACGTTATAG
- the fre gene encoding NAD(P)H-flavin reductase, which yields MTILSCKVTSVEAITDTVYRVRLVPEQPFSFKAGQYLMVVMDERDKRPFSLASTPTQQDYIELHIGASELNLYAMAVMDRILKEQAITVDVPHGDAWLREEGSRPLVLIAGGTGFSYARSILLTALEQQPDRDISIYWGGRELKHLYDLSELEALSLQHPNLKVIPVVEQPEAEWRGRSGTVLSAVLQDFGTLAEHDIYIAGRFEMAKIARERFCAERGALEAHMFGDAFSFI from the coding sequence ATGACAATATTGAGCTGTAAAGTGACCTCGGTAGAGGCCATTACCGATACGGTTTATCGGGTACGTCTGGTGCCCGAACAGCCGTTTTCTTTCAAGGCAGGGCAATATCTGATGGTGGTGATGGATGAGCGCGACAAGCGCCCGTTCTCACTGGCATCAACCCCGACGCAGCAAGATTACATCGAGCTGCATATCGGCGCTTCGGAGCTGAATCTGTACGCCATGGCGGTGATGGATCGCATCCTGAAAGAGCAGGCGATCACCGTTGACGTGCCGCATGGCGACGCTTGGCTGCGGGAAGAGGGCAGCCGTCCGCTGGTGCTAATCGCCGGCGGCACCGGTTTCTCTTACGCGCGTTCAATCCTGTTGACCGCGCTGGAGCAGCAGCCGGATCGCGACATTTCAATCTACTGGGGCGGGCGTGAGCTGAAGCACCTGTACGATTTGAGCGAGCTGGAAGCGCTGTCGTTGCAGCATCCGAATCTGAAGGTGATCCCGGTGGTCGAGCAGCCGGAGGCTGAATGGCGTGGCCGCAGCGGCACCGTGCTTAGCGCGGTGCTGCAGGATTTCGGCACGCTGGCGGAGCATGACATTTACATCGCCGGGCGTTTCGAGATGGCGAAAATCGCCCGCGAGCGTTTCTGCGCCGAGCGCGGCGCGCTGGAAGCGCATATGTTTGGCGACGCGTTTTCGTTTATCTGA
- the fadA gene encoding acetyl-CoA C-acyltransferase FadA translates to MENVVIVDAVRTPMGRSKGGAFRQVRAEDLSAHLMREVLSRNPALDAAEIDDIYWGCVQQTLEQGFNIARNAALLAEIPHRVPAVTVNRLCGSSMQALHDAARAIMVGDAHVSLIGGVEHMGHVPMNHGVDFHPGLSRSVAKAAGMMGLTAEMLAKMHNISRQMQDEFAARSHQRAHAATLAGYFKNEIIPTNGHDADGVLTRYDFDEVIRPETTVESLSALRPAFDPVNGTVTAGSSSALSDGASAMLLMSESRAKALGLKARARIRSMAVVGCDPSIMGYGPVPASKLALKRAGLSVQDIDLFELNEAFAAQSLPCIKDLGLMDSIDDKINLNGGAIALGHPLGCSGSRISTTLLNNMERRDAQFGLATMCIGLGQGIATVFERV, encoded by the coding sequence ATGGAAAACGTAGTTATTGTTGATGCCGTACGCACGCCGATGGGCCGCTCCAAGGGCGGCGCCTTCCGCCAGGTACGCGCCGAAGATCTCTCCGCTCACCTGATGCGTGAAGTGCTGAGCCGCAACCCGGCGCTGGACGCCGCCGAGATTGATGACATTTACTGGGGCTGCGTGCAGCAGACGCTGGAACAAGGCTTCAACATCGCCCGCAACGCCGCGCTGCTGGCCGAGATCCCGCACCGCGTGCCGGCGGTGACCGTCAACCGCCTGTGCGGTTCTTCGATGCAGGCGCTGCACGACGCGGCGCGCGCCATCATGGTGGGCGACGCGCACGTCAGCCTGATCGGCGGCGTGGAACACATGGGCCATGTGCCGATGAATCACGGCGTGGATTTCCATCCGGGCCTGAGCCGCAGCGTGGCCAAAGCCGCCGGGATGATGGGGCTGACCGCCGAAATGCTGGCCAAGATGCACAACATCAGTCGCCAGATGCAGGATGAATTTGCCGCCCGCTCTCACCAGCGCGCACATGCGGCGACGCTGGCGGGTTACTTCAAAAACGAGATCATACCGACCAACGGCCACGACGCCGACGGCGTGCTGACCCGTTACGATTTCGATGAAGTCATTCGCCCGGAGACCACCGTCGAAAGCCTGTCGGCCCTGCGCCCGGCGTTCGATCCGGTCAACGGCACCGTCACCGCCGGCAGCTCCTCCGCCCTGTCGGACGGCGCTTCCGCCATGCTGCTGATGAGCGAATCGCGCGCCAAAGCGCTCGGTTTGAAGGCCCGCGCCCGCATCCGCTCGATGGCGGTCGTCGGCTGCGATCCTTCCATCATGGGCTACGGCCCGGTGCCGGCCAGCAAGCTGGCGCTGAAACGCGCCGGTCTAAGCGTGCAGGACATCGATCTGTTCGAGCTGAACGAAGCGTTCGCCGCCCAGTCTCTGCCGTGCATCAAGGATCTGGGGCTGATGGACAGCATCGACGACAAGATTAACCTGAACGGCGGTGCCATCGCGCTCGGCCACCCGCTGGGCTGTTCAGGCTCCCGCATCTCGACCACCCTGTTGAACAACATGGAACGTCGCGACGCGCAGTTCGGCCTGGCGACCATGTGCATCGGCCTGGGCCAGGGCATCGCCACCGTGTTTGAACGCGTTTAG
- the fadB gene encoding fatty acid oxidation complex subunit alpha FadB produces the protein MLYQGETLQLHWLDNGIAELVFNASGSVNKLDTRTVASLGEALTVLENQPELKGLLLRSTKAAFIVGADITEFLSLFAAPAEKLHEWLVFANNVFNRLEDLPVPTISAINGYALGGGCECILATDFRVASPDARIGLPETKLGIMPGFGGSVRLPRLLGNDSALEIIAAGKDVSAKDALKVGLVDAVVAPEKLAEAALNMLQQAIDGKLDWRAARQPKLEPLKLSPIEAAMSFTTAKGMVLQTAGKHYPAPMTAVKTIEAAAKLGRDEALKLETASFVPLARSNEARALVGIFLNDQFVKGQAKKLAKNVDAPKQAAVLGAGIMGGGIAYQSALKGVPVIMKDISDKSLTLGMSEAAKLLNKQLERGKLDGLKMAQVLSTIQPTLDYAGIERAQVIVEAVVENPKVKAAVLSEVEGLIGEDTVLASNTSTIPINHLAKSLKRPQNFCGMHFFNPVHRMPLVEIIRGEQTSDDTIAKVVAYASRMGKTPIVVNDCPGFFVNRVLFPYFAGFSLLLRDGADFRQIDKVMEKQFGWPMGPAYLLDVVGIDTAHHAQAVMAAGFPDRMSKDYRDAIDVMFDNQRFGQKNQLGFYRYSQDSKGKPRKDNDEQTDALLAEVSQPRQTISDEEIIARMMIPMINEVVRCLEEKIVASPAEADMALVYGIGFPPFHGGAFRYLDTLGTANYVELAQRYAHLGALYQVPAGLRAKAERNESYYPVATPLSDVATRQPA, from the coding sequence ATGCTCTACCAAGGCGAAACATTACAACTGCACTGGCTCGATAACGGCATTGCCGAGCTGGTGTTCAACGCATCAGGCTCGGTCAACAAGCTGGACACCCGCACCGTCGCCAGCCTGGGCGAGGCGCTCACCGTGCTGGAAAACCAGCCTGAGCTCAAGGGGCTGCTGCTGCGCTCCACCAAAGCCGCATTTATCGTCGGCGCCGATATCACCGAATTCCTTTCTCTGTTTGCCGCACCGGCTGAAAAGCTGCACGAGTGGCTGGTATTCGCCAACAACGTCTTTAACCGGCTGGAAGATTTGCCGGTACCGACCATTTCGGCCATTAACGGCTATGCGCTCGGCGGCGGTTGCGAATGCATTCTGGCGACCGATTTCCGCGTCGCCTCGCCGGACGCGCGCATCGGCCTGCCGGAAACCAAATTGGGCATCATGCCGGGCTTCGGCGGTTCCGTCCGTCTGCCACGCCTGCTGGGTAACGACAGCGCGCTGGAAATCATCGCCGCCGGTAAAGACGTCAGCGCCAAAGACGCGTTGAAAGTCGGCCTGGTCGATGCGGTAGTGGCGCCGGAAAAACTGGCCGAAGCGGCGCTCAACATGCTGCAACAGGCGATCGACGGCAAGCTGGACTGGCGCGCCGCGCGTCAACCTAAGCTGGAGCCGCTGAAACTCAGCCCGATTGAAGCGGCGATGAGCTTCACTACTGCCAAAGGCATGGTGCTGCAGACCGCCGGTAAACATTACCCGGCGCCGATGACCGCAGTGAAGACCATTGAAGCCGCCGCCAAGCTGGGCCGCGATGAAGCGCTGAAACTGGAAACCGCCAGCTTCGTGCCGTTGGCCCGCTCCAACGAAGCGCGCGCGCTGGTCGGCATCTTCCTTAACGATCAGTTCGTGAAGGGCCAGGCGAAAAAGCTGGCCAAGAATGTGGATGCGCCAAAACAGGCGGCGGTGCTGGGCGCCGGCATCATGGGCGGCGGTATCGCCTACCAATCGGCGCTGAAAGGCGTACCGGTGATCATGAAGGACATCAGCGACAAGTCGCTGACGCTGGGCATGAGCGAAGCGGCCAAGCTGCTCAACAAGCAGCTGGAACGCGGCAAGCTGGATGGCCTGAAAATGGCGCAGGTGCTGTCGACCATTCAGCCGACGCTGGACTATGCCGGCATCGAGCGCGCGCAGGTGATCGTTGAGGCGGTCGTCGAGAATCCGAAAGTCAAAGCCGCCGTGCTGTCGGAAGTGGAAGGCCTGATCGGTGAAGACACCGTTCTGGCGTCGAACACCTCGACCATTCCGATTAATCACCTGGCAAAATCGCTGAAGCGCCCGCAAAACTTCTGCGGCATGCACTTCTTTAACCCGGTGCACCGCATGCCGCTGGTTGAAATCATCCGCGGCGAACAGACCAGCGATGACACCATCGCCAAAGTGGTGGCCTACGCCAGCCGCATGGGCAAAACGCCGATCGTGGTGAACGATTGCCCGGGCTTCTTCGTCAACCGCGTGCTGTTCCCGTACTTCGCCGGCTTTAGCCTGCTGCTGCGCGACGGCGCCGACTTCCGTCAAATCGATAAAGTGATGGAAAAACAGTTCGGCTGGCCGATGGGCCCGGCCTACCTGCTCGACGTCGTGGGCATCGACACCGCGCACCACGCGCAGGCCGTGATGGCCGCCGGTTTCCCGGATCGCATGAGCAAAGACTATCGCGACGCCATTGACGTGATGTTCGACAACCAGCGCTTCGGTCAGAAAAATCAACTGGGCTTCTACCGCTACAGCCAGGACAGCAAAGGCAAGCCGCGCAAGGACAACGATGAGCAAACCGATGCGCTGCTGGCCGAAGTGAGCCAACCGCGCCAGACCATCAGCGACGAAGAAATCATCGCGCGCATGATGATCCCGATGATCAACGAAGTGGTGCGTTGCCTGGAAGAAAAAATCGTCGCCAGCCCGGCCGAAGCCGATATGGCGTTGGTCTACGGCATCGGTTTCCCTCCGTTCCACGGCGGCGCGTTCCGCTACCTGGATACGCTCGGCACCGCCAACTACGTTGAGCTGGCCCAGCGTTACGCACACCTCGGCGCCCTGTACCAGGTGCCGGCCGGTCTGCGCGCCAAGGCCGAACGCAATGAAAGCTACTACCCGGTGGCGACACCGCTGTCCGACGTCGCTACCCGCCAACCGGCATGA
- a CDS encoding MFS transporter, giving the protein MTKAVCVKRSGLWSIPARTMTLACLLVFMAQMATTVYLPSLPTVMRELAMSRRATELSISIFVIGAALPVLFWGAAADRFGRRAPLTLSLLFFIGCSGLLALCSNGTQLLALRALQGVGAGGAAIIARIIVRDNWSGDELARRLSVLSIAFITALSGGQFIGGLLSQYSHWQMGFVLMGATGLAILALMATLPLEAWRAREPRPAMATTYFAILRRPGFFWPACVGGLGFATTVTLQEVSPFVMQQGFGLNVTAFGALGLVIGVAYFSGALTVNRTVARVGGKKLMQTGSGIVALATVAILLLWWSGILAGLSGMTLFIALYCLTIFGQAVLFPNSMAMAVSDAKEHGAYAMALCGFLQQCLAGVAAAGAVLLEHHGLWALAIALLGLAGWLMVKLRM; this is encoded by the coding sequence ATGACTAAGGCGGTTTGTGTCAAACGCAGCGGCTTATGGAGCATTCCCGCCAGAACCATGACGCTGGCGTGTCTGTTGGTGTTTATGGCGCAGATGGCGACGACCGTGTATCTGCCTTCGCTGCCGACGGTGATGCGCGAGCTGGCGATGAGCCGGCGCGCCACCGAGCTGTCCATTTCGATCTTCGTCATCGGCGCTGCTTTGCCGGTGCTGTTCTGGGGCGCGGCCGCCGATCGCTTTGGCCGCCGAGCGCCGCTGACGCTTTCCCTGCTGTTTTTCATTGGCTGCAGCGGACTGTTGGCGCTGTGCAGCAACGGTACCCAATTACTGGCGCTGCGTGCGCTGCAAGGTGTGGGTGCCGGTGGTGCGGCGATCATTGCGCGTATCATCGTGCGGGATAACTGGAGCGGTGATGAGCTGGCGCGTCGGTTATCGGTGCTCTCCATCGCTTTCATCACCGCGCTGAGCGGGGGGCAGTTTATCGGCGGCCTGCTCAGTCAATATTCGCACTGGCAGATGGGCTTCGTCCTGATGGGCGCCACCGGTTTGGCCATTCTGGCGCTGATGGCGACGCTGCCGCTTGAGGCGTGGCGCGCACGTGAGCCACGCCCGGCGATGGCGACCACCTATTTCGCCATTCTGCGGCGGCCGGGGTTCTTCTGGCCGGCCTGCGTCGGCGGATTGGGCTTCGCCACCACGGTGACATTGCAGGAGGTGAGCCCGTTCGTCATGCAGCAGGGTTTTGGTCTCAACGTTACGGCGTTCGGTGCGCTGGGGCTGGTGATCGGCGTCGCCTACTTCAGCGGGGCGCTGACGGTGAACCGCACGGTGGCGCGTGTCGGCGGGAAAAAACTGATGCAAACCGGCAGCGGCATCGTCGCACTGGCGACGGTGGCGATCCTGCTGTTGTGGTGGAGCGGCATTCTGGCCGGCCTTTCCGGTATGACGCTGTTCATCGCGCTGTATTGCCTGACCATTTTTGGCCAGGCGGTGTTATTTCCCAACAGCATGGCGATGGCGGTCAGCGACGCCAAAGAGCACGGCGCCTATGCGATGGCGCTGTGCGGCTTTCTGCAGCAGTGTCTGGCGGGCGTTGCCGCGGCTGGCGCGGTGTTGTTGGAGCACCATGGCCTGTGGGCGCTGGCGATAGCGTTGCTCGGCCTGGCCGGCTGGCTAATGGTTAAACTGCGGATGTAA
- the pepQ gene encoding Xaa-Pro dipeptidase: METLASLYNDHLAELQKRAREVLERNKLDALLIHSGELQKVFLDDHSYPFKVNAHFKAWVPVTSVPNCWLWIDGVNKPKLWFYSPVDYWHSVEPLPDSFWTKSLELMPLANADAIAQQLPPQRERVGYIGYAQQRARDLGISSENINPKAVLNYLDFHRSIKTGYELACMREAQKTAVTGHRAAHEAFLSGMSEFDINLAYLTATGHRDTDVPYDNIVALNEHASVLHYTKLDHQPPAEPLSFLIDAGAEYNGYAADLTRTYAAQSGSEFAHLVKDLNGEQLALIDTIKPGVRYTDYHVQMHQRIAKLLKNHKLVNGLSEEAMVETGITTPFLPHGLGHPLGLQVHDAAGFMQDEQGTHLPAPSKYPFLRCTRVLQPGMVLTIEPGLYFIESLLAPWRSGEFKQHFAWDRIDALKPYGGIRIEDNIVIHEKRIENMTRDLNLA, translated from the coding sequence ATGGAAACGCTGGCTTCTTTGTATAACGACCACCTGGCAGAGCTGCAAAAACGCGCGCGCGAAGTGCTGGAGCGCAACAAGTTGGATGCGCTGCTGATTCACTCCGGTGAGCTGCAAAAGGTATTTTTGGACGACCATAGCTATCCGTTCAAAGTGAACGCGCATTTCAAAGCCTGGGTGCCGGTGACGTCGGTGCCGAACTGCTGGTTGTGGATCGACGGTGTCAATAAGCCGAAGCTGTGGTTCTACTCCCCGGTCGACTACTGGCACAGCGTAGAGCCGCTGCCGGACAGTTTCTGGACCAAATCCCTTGAATTGATGCCGTTGGCCAACGCCGACGCCATCGCCCAGCAGCTTCCGCCGCAGCGCGAGCGCGTGGGCTATATCGGTTATGCGCAACAGCGCGCACGCGATCTCGGCATTTCTTCTGAAAACATCAACCCGAAAGCGGTGTTGAACTACCTGGATTTCCACCGTTCTATCAAAACCGGCTACGAGCTGGCCTGCATGCGCGAAGCGCAGAAGACGGCGGTAACCGGCCATCGTGCGGCGCATGAGGCGTTCCTCTCCGGCATGAGCGAGTTCGACATCAACCTGGCCTACCTGACGGCGACAGGCCACCGCGATACCGACGTGCCTTACGACAACATCGTAGCGCTGAACGAACACGCTTCGGTACTGCACTACACCAAGCTGGATCATCAGCCGCCGGCCGAACCCCTGAGTTTCCTGATCGACGCCGGCGCGGAATATAACGGCTATGCCGCCGATCTGACCCGCACCTACGCGGCGCAAAGCGGCAGCGAGTTCGCCCACCTGGTGAAAGATCTCAATGGTGAACAGCTGGCGCTGATCGACACCATCAAGCCCGGCGTGCGCTATACCGACTACCATGTGCAAATGCATCAGCGCATCGCCAAGCTGCTCAAGAATCACAAGTTGGTGAACGGCCTCAGCGAAGAGGCGATGGTTGAAACGGGTATTACCACGCCGTTCCTGCCGCACGGGCTGGGCCATCCGCTGGGCCTTCAGGTGCACGACGCCGCCGGCTTTATGCAGGACGAGCAAGGCACCCATCTGCCGGCGCCGTCCAAGTATCCATTCCTGCGTTGCACCCGCGTGTTGCAGCCGGGCATGGTGTTGACCATCGAGCCAGGTCTGTACTTCATCGAGTCTCTGTTGGCACCGTGGCGCAGCGGTGAATTCAAGCAGCACT